One genomic segment of Erinaceus europaeus chromosome 18, mEriEur2.1, whole genome shotgun sequence includes these proteins:
- the LOC103118786 gene encoding ATP synthase-coupling factor 6, mitochondrial-like — protein sequence MNLQRLFRLPSLVRSAVSVHLRRNIGVTAVAFNKELDPIQKLFVDKIREYRTKRQSSAGPVDVGPEYQQDVDRELLKLKQMFGKSDMNTFPTFTFEDPKFEVHDKPQS from the coding sequence ATGAATCTTCAGAGGCTCTTCCGGTTGCCCTCACTCGTTCGGTCTGCGGTCTCTGTCCATTTGAGGAGAAACATCGGCGTTACAGCAGTGGCATTTAATAAGGAACTTGATCCTATACAGAAGCTCTTTGTGGACAAGATTAGAGAATACAGAACTAAGCGACAGTCATCTGCAGGACCGGTGGATGTTGGTCCAGAGTATCAACAAGATGTGGACAGGGAGCTTTTAAAGCTTAAGCAAATGTTTGGCAAATCAGACATGAATACCTTCCCTACCTTCACATTTGAAGATCCCAAATTTGAAGTCCATGACAAACCCCAGTCTTGA